The nucleotide window CAGGAAAGGTATACTGTCGAATACCGGTTTGCCCAGGCCATCGCCGGGTGCGATGAGTACTTTATTAACGTTCTCTGGCAGGGTATATTCGGAAAATTCAGTATCGTACATGGTATGGATCAGCCACAGATGCCGGGAGGCAGGCTGGTTGACCAGGGTTTCAAAGCCTTCTGTTGTTTGTGTCATTTCAGGATGCTCCGTTACGGCAGGATGTGGTGCGAAGCTAAAATTGATATACGGTGCATGTTGATAGCCGAACTTAAATACCAGCAGCATTTTACCAGTGGGTACTTTTTCATCTGTTGAAGAAGTGAGCACATACTTTCCCTTCACTTTATCGGTGGAGAGGTAAATAGTGTCGTGCTGCTGTGTCCATATGCCTTTCACAAAGACATCGAGGGCGCCATAGCTCATGGCGTATACAAAGCGGTTGTTTTCAAAAATGCAAAGTTCTTCCGCCACCTCCATACGGCTGGCATTGTAATAGCCCGGCATCACGCGGCTATATTTCTGCCCCTGCGCATTATTTTCCATGATCAGTAAAAATAAAATCAGTAAACCAGTTACATGCTTCATTTTAACAGTGTCTGGCGTTGATTGTTACAGCTGGTGTCAGACATCCAAAGATACTAAAGGTGGGTGATTTTGAATGACTCAGCTTTTTATCTATCTTTCGCTATTCATTTTATCACCCTCAACAAAAGCAAGAACATGTATTCCCCGCTTATAGCACTTTTGATGTGCTGTTCACCATCGGCAGATACCACACACCAGCCACTCTTTACCGCAGGGGTAGCCAGTGGATTAATGGGTGGCCTGTATGAAGGATTTTATCCGATAGATTCACTGAAAACAAAAGGCGATTTTGGATTGGGAGCGCCGGATAAAATAGATGGAGAGTTGCTATTTTTAGACGGAAAGGCTTATCAGACTCAGCATACCGGGAAAACAGCAGAAGTATTGCCCGGCCAGCGTACACCTTTCAGCATGGTCAATTTTTTTCATACGGACATGGTTTTCCGGGTACATCAACCAATGGACAAAGCTGCGTTGTATCACTACCTCGACAGCCTTCTACCAAATGTAAATGGAATGTATGCTATTCACCTGAAAGGTAAGTTTACCCACCTGAAAACAAGGGCTTTTCCGCCGGTAAAAGAGCACCCCTATCCCCCGCTGGCCAGTATGCTGGATCAACAGCGCTTCTTTTCCTTCGACAAATGTCAGGGTGATCTCGTGGGATACCGGTTACCTTCTTATATGGACAACACCAATATTGCCGGCTATCATTTCCATTATCTGTCCGACACTAAAGATGCAGGAGGGCATATCGTAGATGTTGTTGCGGAAGATGTAACCATCACCATCAGTATACTCGACAGCTATACCGTGCAAATTCCGTCTACGCCGGCATTTGATCATTTTGACTTTAAGAAAAACAGACAGGAAGATATTAAAAGTGTAGAGCGGGGTTCCAAATAATATTCAAAGAGGACGTCTCAGTATTTGAAACGTCCTCTTTCTATTTAATTTCCTATCTGCAAAACTAATTCCATCCACCGCCTAATGCCTGGTAAATATTCACCATCGCATTTAACTGCTGCTTCTTTGTTTCGATCAGTTCAAACTTCGATTCCAGTGCATCACGCTGTGTCATCAGCACTTCCATGTAATCAGCGCGGGCCGACTTGAACAGGTCGTTGGAAATGTCAATCGACTGGGTAAGTTTCTCCACCTGTTGGGATTTCAGATCGTAGCTTTTTTCAAGATTATTGATCTTAGCCAGCTGGTTGGCCACTTCCACATATGCGTTCAGGATAGTACGCTCATAATTATAAACAGCCTGTATCTGCGTAGCATTGGCGCTGTAATAGGTCGCTTTGATCGCGTTCCTGTTGACCAGCGGAGCCACCAGCTCTCCTGCTAATGAATACAGCATGGACTCCGGCGTTCTTAACAGATAGCCCGGGTTAAATGCCTGATAACCGAAGGATGCGGAAATGCCCAGAGAAGGATAAAAACGGGCTCTTGCCACCTTCACATCCAGTTGTGCAGCAGTCAGCGCCAGCTCCGCCTGTTTGATATCGGGGCGGTTGGCCAGTAACTGTGAAGGGATACCGGCATGAATGGAAGCCGGCACCAACTCATCAAAACGTTGTCCGTTTCTGGTGACGGGCTGCGGATACCGGGCCAGCAGGTAGTTGATCCTGTTCTCCGTTTCCGTGATCTTCTGCAGAATACCATACTGGAGATTTTGTGTATTCAACACCTCTGCTTCAAATTTACGTACAGCCAACTCCGTTACCCGGGTGGCTTCTTTCTGCAGTTTTACGATCTCCAGGGCATTATGCTGTATCTCCATGTTCTTTTTTACAATGGCCAGCTGGTTATCCAATGCCAGCAGCTCGTAGTAGGAGTTCGCGATTTCAGCCACCAGGTTGGTGATCACGAAATTCCGGCCTTCCACCGTAGACAGGTAGCGGGCCACAGCCGCTTTGCTGGCATTATGCAGCTTATGCCAGATATCCACTTCCCAGTTGGCGTATACCCCTAAGAGATAGTCCGGCAATGGGTCAGGCATTTCTTTTCCCGGCTTGATCTCTGTATTGGCTTCCATAGCGCCGATATTGGTGTACCGGGCTGATTTATCCAAACCAGCAGCGCCTTTTATACCAACGAAAGGTAAATATTCACCCTTTCTGGCTCTTACCTCATTTCTGGATATTTCTATTTCCTGTAAGGCAATATTCAGTTCCTGATTATTCTTCAGCGCTGTATCAATCAGGGCCACCAGGTATGGATCGGTAAAATACTGGTTCCACTTCACCTGGGCGGTATTGACGGAGTCCTGCGAGTTGTTGTAACTCGCAGGAACAGTCTTGTCAGCTGTTTTCCCAACCAGTTCCGGCACTTTACAGGCCGCATAGGTCAAAGAAAGACAGGCTATTCCTATGTATTTATATTTTCTTCTTGGCATTATGGTCAGTTTCTCGCGTTAATGGTATCTTCTTCCAGAATGATGATCTTGCGTTCGGTCAACGGTTTCTCGTCCTCATCTTTAATGAGCTTGCGTTTCGCGGCGATGCTGCCGAATATGTAGTACAATCCCGGAATGAGGACCACCCCGAACATCGTTCCGATCAGCATTCCGCCCAGCGATGCCGCACCGATGGTACGGTTACCGATAGCACCCGGACCGGTAGCAAACACCAGCGGGATCAGGCCTGCGATAAAGGCGAGGGAGGTCATTAATATCGGACGGAAACGGGTGCGGGCACCTTCTATGGCCGCCTGGTATACGGACACGCCTGCACGATGACGCTGTGCAGCAAACTCCACGATCAGTACGGCGTTCTTACCCAGCAAACCTACCAGCATGATCAGTCCCACCTGGGCATAGATATCATTTGACAAGCCCATTACCTTAAGCAGCAAAAAGGAACCGAAAACCCCGGCCGGCAGCGAGAGTACTACCGCCAACGGCAATACGAAACTTTCATATTGTGCCGCCAGGATCAGGTATACAAAGAACAGCACCACCAGGAAGATGTAGAGTGCTTCATTTCCCCTGCCGGATTCATCTTTGGAAAGACCTTCCCAGTCAATACCATAGCCGTGTGGCAAGGTTTTGGCCGCCACCTCCTGGATGATTTTGATCGCCTCACCACTGCTGTATCCTGCTGCAGGCTCCCCACGGATAGCGGACGAGTTGTACATATTATATCTGGTGATCTCATTCAGTCCATGAGTTTTTTTGATGCTCATGAAAGCGGAATAAGGCACCATCTCATCACGGTTGTTTTTTACGTACAGGTTCATCAGGTCGTCGGGCAGCCTTCTGTATTCGGGTGCGGCCTGTACATATACCTTGAAGAAGTTGCCAAACCGGATAAAGCCCAGCTCATAGGTACTACCGATCAGGATGGAAAGGTTGTCCATCGCTTTGCCGATAGAAACACCTTTCTGCATGGCAGCCTGGTTGTCTATCTGCAGCTCATATTGCGGATAGTTGGCACTGTAAAAAGTGAATAAGCCGGTCAGCTCCTTCCTTTTTCTCAATGCCGCCATAAACTCATCGTTCACCTTTTCCATCTCCTTATAGTCGTCCCCGTTAGTCTTGTCCAGCAGACGCAGTGAGAAACCACCTGCTGCCCCATAGCCGGGTACTGCCGGTGGTCCGAAGAATTCGATGGTGGCTCCCGGAATATCCCGGCACTTTTCTTCCAGCTCTGCGATGATCTGGTTAACGGAATGTTTACGTTCAGACCAGCCTTTGAGGTTAATCAGACAGGTACCGGCATTGGAGCCGCGGCCTTCGGTCAGCACCTCATAACCTGCCAGTGCGGAAACAGACTGAATACCATCTACATGTTCTGCAATCTCCTGTACCTTCCGGGCCATGTCGTTTGTTCTTTCCAGCGTAGAACCGGGCGGGGTCTGGATAATAGCGTAGATCATGCCCTGGTCTTCACTGGGGATAAAGCCTGAAGGAAGCGTTTTGCCGACACCGAATATACCGAGCCCAAAAGCCAGCAGGATACCGAAAGTGATCACCCGGCGGTTCACGATCTTTTCCATGAGTCGTGTATACCTGCCCGTTAGTTTTTCGAATCCTCTGTTGAAAGCGTCCAGGAATTTGTCGATCGGTGTTTTTTTCTTTGGCTGTCCGTGGTTATTCTTCAGCAGGATAGCGCAAAGCACCGGTGTAAGCGTCAAAGCCACGATACCGGAGAGCACAATGGAGGTAGCCATGGTAATGGAGAACTGACGGTAGAAAATACCGACAGGGCCAGGCATAAACGACACCGGAATAAATACCGCCGCCATTACAAAGGTGATGGCCACGATAGCACCGCTGATCTCATGCAATACTTTTTTGGTGGCTGCATAAGGCGAAAGATGTTCCTCCTCCATTTTGGCATGCACCGCCTCAATCACCACAATCGCATTATCTACCACAATACCGATCGCCAATACCAGCGCGAACAAGGTGATGAGGTTGATCGTAAGCCCGAAAAGCTGCATAAAAAAGAAGGCCCCTACCAGTGATACCGGAACAGCCAGTGTAGGAATCAGTGTAGAACGCCAGTCACCCAGGAACAGGAACACCACAATGGCCACCAGCACAAAAGCCTCGGCCAGTGTATGGATCACCTTTTCTATAGAGGCATCGAGGAAAGTGGACACATCATAACTGATTTCATAGTCCATCCCCGGCGGGAAAGAGCCTTTCAGTTCTTCCAGTTTCGCTTTTACTTCCTTAATTACCTCGCTGGCGTTACTGCCATAGGTCTGCTTCAACACAATCGCCGAAGAAGGATGATTGTTGAGGTTGGAGTAAATATCATAGAACTCACTACCCAGCTCCACGTCTGCAATGTCTTTCAGCCGCAGCAGTTCTCCGTTGGGATTAGCCCGGATGATCACATCCTTATACTGTTCCGGCTGATTATACCGGCCCTGATAAGTGAGTACATATTCCAGTGCTTCCGAACGTTTACCATCACTTCGGCCAAGACGTCCGGGAGAACCGATCACGCTCTGGCTTCCCAGTGCGGCCATCACTTCATCCGTTGACACGTTGTAGGCGCGCATCCTGTCTGGCTTCAGCCATATACGCATGGCATATTGCCGGCTACCCAGGATCTGGGCGTTACCGATACCTTTTACCCTGCTCAGCTCGCGCAGGATGTTAACGTTGGAAAAGTTGTACAGGAAGTTTTCATCCGCTTTGGGATCTTTACTGTATACGTTAACATACATCAGCATGTTGGGCTGCAGGATGTTCACCACAATCCCTTCACGCTGCACCAGTTCGGGCAGGCGGTTTGTTACCTGCTCAATGCGGTTCTTTACGTTTACCACAGCCTGGTTGGGATCTGTGCCCAGATCAAAAACCACCTGTATGTTTGCTTCACCGGCGCTGGTAGCGTCGGAAGTCATGTATTTCATCCCTGGCACGCCGTTAACCGACTTCTCCAGTGGGATGAGTACCGATTTGACCAGCACATCTGCGCTGGCCCCCGGATAGGCTACACTCACAATAACCCTTGGAGGCGCAATGGAAGGGAACTGTGAGGTAGGAAGTGTATTAATGGCCAGTACGCCCATGAAGATAATGACAAGGGATATCACTATCGCAAAGACAGGCCTTTTCATGAATATATTGAACATGGCTATTGCTTTTGGAGGTTTACATTATTCCGTTGGTAACTGTAAATGGGAGATCACCTTCGCTGGTTCTTCATAGTCAAAGGAGATCTTATCATTGTCTTTCACCTTCCGTAAACCCTCCAGCAATATTTTATCGTTTTCAGATACACCTTCCTTCACTACATACAGATCGGGCATTTCAGCACTAATGGTGATGGGTTTTAACTTCACCACATTATCTTTATTCACTACAAAAACATATTTCTTGTCCATGATTTCCATAGTAGCTTTCTGAGGAATGATCAGCGCGCCTTTCAGCGGCATGTTCATGAGTATGCTACCAGTTTCCCCGTGTCTCAGCAGTTTATCGGGATTAGGGAAAGTAGCCCTGAACGCGATGTTGCCGGTTTCATTATTAAACTCGCCTTCAATGGTCTCTACTACACCAGGGTATTTGAACACCTGTTTATTCGCCATCAACAGGTTTACCTTCACTTCTCCTTTTGACTTCAGGCTGGCCTGATAGTCCAGGTATTCAGGTTCAGAAACATTAAAGTACACCCACATGCGGCTGTTGTCAGACAAGGTGGTCAGCAGATCTCCATCTCCTACCAGGCTTCCCAGTTTTAAATGGAGGCGGTCGATGATACCGTCGAAGGGAGCTCTTATTTCGGTGAAGGCCAGGTGCACTTTAGCCAGCGAGAGTTCTGCCCTGGCCTTTTGCAGCTTGGCATTTGCCAGCGCCAGTTCATTTTTGGATACTACATTTTTGTCGGCCAGCGTTTGTGTATTCTGTACTTCAATTTCTGCTGCCTTGTTTTCAGCCTCTGCCTTGGCCAGTTCAGCCTCATAGAGCTTAGGCATGATCCTGAACAACAGCTGTCCTGTTTTCACGGCCTGGCCTTCATCTACGGCAATACCCTGCAGGTACCCCTTTTCCTGGGCCCTCAGTTCAATGTTTCGGATAGAACGTATCTGACATACATACTCCCTGGTAACGGAAGTATCCATTTTTATAGGACTGGTAACCAGGAACCTGGTATCAGCTTCCTTTTCTTCTCCTTTTGATGATTTACAACTTGTATGGCATAGCAAGGCATACAAGCCCATGAGCATGGTGATTCTTTTCATAGTATGTTATACTTGATTCAGGTGGGTTTGATCATTGTTATTGATAGGCACATGACATCCCGGACTACACAGCAGCGTGCCATGCAGACAGTCGGATAATGTTTTGTAAATAAAATATGGGAAAGGTCAGACGCGTGCTTTCAGCCTGCCTTGTAAGACAGGCATCAAATCCTTATAACACGGTTTACGATAACCTTATCAGTAGCCGCATAGGAAAACAGTGCGAAGAAAGGTGGGTGGGTGGTGTTCTGACTGGGAAAAATACATCCAGGCTCGAGTGCATAAAAAGAGGAAATATGGCAGGTACCGGTCTCCAGCAGTTTCTTGAAGCCCGATTCACTTTCCTCTTCGATTTCCGTTTCTTTTATTCTATCACTTATTTTTCTTTTACCGGAGGATGGTACTTTGCTGAGATGGTCTTTGTGGCCTTGCATGCCTTCAAACTCCTTCTGGACTGATTTTCCAAAGTTCTGTTTGAAAGAATAATCCCTACTGGCTCCATGCGTATGCGCATACCCCTTCAATAAAATAAAACATAATGACAGAATACATCCAATTATTATTCTCATCATTTGGGCTCAAAAATAATATCAAATTGATTAAGTAGGTAACACTAAAAATTAAATTTACTTTAAAATCCGGGCAGCCTGAAAAAAAGGAAGCCTATGTTGTAAGTTGGTAGTCGTTGCATCTTCCACAATTGTTGTATCAGACAACTTTTCCTAATTTACAGTACAATGCAAAAAATTCCGGTTCGATATATCAACGAAGCACTGAAAGAACCCGGCTTCTCCGGTGGATTCAGCATGCGGACACTTGAAGACTTCATGGAAGGACAGGATATGCTGCAGGAACTGCACCGGCATAACTTTTACTACCTATTGGTACTGGAAAAAGCCACAGGCGAACACAGCATCGATTTCATACCATACCCTGTCAAAGATGATACAATATTTTTTATGCGGCCCGGGCAGATACATCAACTATTTCTGAAAAAGAGCAGCCGGGGTTACCTCATGCATTTTACGGAAGATTTCTACGCACCGGCTGAAACAGGCACCAGGCAAGTATTGCGGCGTATCAGTGCCAGGAACTATTTCCCTATGGAGCAAGCGCAATTCAGAAGGCTATACCAGGTGCTTGAAATAGTACACCGCGAATACACCGAAAAACAGGAACGTTATAAACAGGCGATAAAATCCGCGCTGGATATCGTCTTCCTGGAACTGCTGCGGCAGGGCGGACAGCAGGAATCCCCCGATGAACGTCAGGAATATATGCAGAAACGGTTAGATGAATTGCTGGAACTGATAGAAAAACATCTACCGGAGCACAAACAGGTTGCTTTCTATGCTGCGGAACTGCATCTCAGCAGCTACCAGCTGAATGCGGTCACCAAAACACTGCTGGGTAAAAGCTGCTCAGCACTCATCAATGACATGATTATTCTCGAAGCCCGCAGACAACTACTTGCCACTCCCAACCAGGTAAACCAGGTCGCCGCAATGCTCGGCTACGAAGACATTTCCTACTTCATACGCTTTTTCAGAAAGCATACCGGCTTCTCCCCTAAATCCTATCGCAACAACTTCAGATAAGTCCTATCAATTCCGATTTTTGTCCTACTTCCGGCCATTCACATCCGGTAGATTTGTATAAAATAATAACTATCTACTATGCAAAACATGTGGGATGAACGCTACGCGAGACAGGAATTCGTCTATGGCAAGGAGCCTAACGAGTTTTTTAAATTACAGCTTGACCATCTCCCCGTGGGATCCATATTGATGCCGGCCGATGGGGAAGGCCGCAATGGCGTGTACGCTGCTGTAAATGGCTGGACTGTTACGTCCTGCGATCTGAGCCTGGAAGGTCGCAACAAAGCCCTGCAACTGGCCACCGAAAGAGGCGTTACACTGGAATACCTGGTGGGCGACTTCGAGACGCTCAGTTTTCCGGAATCTGAGTTCGATGCCGCAGGGCTCATCTTTGCGCATGTTCAGCCGAATCAGAAATCACTTTTATTCCAGCAGGTAGACCGCTGCCTGAAGCCCGGAGGATACGTGATCTTCGAAGCATACTGTAAACAACATGTAAAGTACCAGCGACTAAACCCTACTGCTGGCGGGCCAAAGGAGGAGGAACACCTGTACTCCGCCAAAGAACTGCTGCAAAGCTTCGGACATTATAATATACAACTGCTGGAAGAAACAGAAGTACAGCAGAAGGAAGGCATTTATCATACCGGGCCTGGCTTTGTTGTGCGGTTTGTGGGCAGGAAGCCGGTTCTGTAAAAAGCCCGCTGACACTTAGTATCAAGGTCTGCTTTGAAAAAACAAAGACCCAGGGAACGCCCCCCTGGGTCTTGCTATCAAAGAAAGAAGTCTTATTACGGCTATTAATACAGTGCGACAAAACTATCGGATAGGATCATAGTCCCCAAGCCCGCGTCCTTCATAGTCATTGATTATAAAAATCGTTTGTTTCATACTAAATCCAACATAAAATTCTTTTATTTCTTTGCGATTAAGAAAAAAAGATGTGTCCTTGTTGTTGACCTTTATCTTAACAAAAACAGAGTCTTTATCAACACACAACATTTTAATCCGGTCCCTGCTACTCCTCAAATTCCCTTCATAATACTCTTTAAATATTTTATCGAAGATTAACTTTTCATCGACATAAATTTTAAAAGAGTCATTTGGATTTGCAAATATAAGTGACAAAGGAATCTTCTTGCCGTTATCAGACCTATTAAATACAATTTCCTGGTATTATCATTCATCCGGGAATTTAGAGGCTGTTGTGAAAGCATTCAAACCTCCAATGAAATATAGGCAGAGACAAACAATGGCACAGTTCTGGTGGTTAAATGCATGATTCTCTATGCTATCCGCGCCACTTCATTCAATAATACCTGCTTCTCCATGGGTGACTCGCTAAGTTGGATAGCTCTTTCATAGTACGCTACAGCCTTGTTGCTATCAATGCCAATATAAAGATGACCTAACATGGCATGGTAGTACGCATGGCCTGTTAAATTCAATTTATTTATTTCCAGAATGGCATTTTGATTTCCATACACCTTTGAGAATGCAAAAACCCTGTTCAATGCCACTACTGGCGAATATTCAATTTGTATAAGCTGGTTATACAGCTGTAATATTTGTTCCCATTTGGTATTACCCGCAGGAGTAGTATGCCAATAGGCAATGGCCGCCTCCAGGTGATATTTCGAGACCTCTTCACCGTTGCAGGCGTTGATCAGATGATAATTGCCTCTATCAATAAGCGATTGGTCCCACAGACTTCGGTCCTGTTCATCAAACAGGATAACCTCACCATTTGCATTTAACCTTGCTTCCAGTCTTGAGCTTTGGTAGCACATCAAGGCAAGTAAAGCTTGTACCTGGGTTATGTTAGTCGATTCATGACCAGTCAGCAGAAGTGTTAGCCTCACTGCTTCTGAACATAGCTCCCTACGGATCAATTGTCTATCTGATTTAGAAAAATAGCCCTCATTGAACAATAGGTATAGGGTTTTCAAAACTGTATCCAACCGGGATTTTATCGTATGCTCATTTAGTTCATTCAGTTGGAAGTTACCGTTGCGAAGATCAGCTCTGGCTCTCAAGAGCCTCTTTTTTATAGTCTCTTTCCTGGCCAGAAATGCGTTGGCTATTTCTTCCACACTAAAACCGCATAGCACCTGTAGTGCCAGGCATATCTGGCTTTCTGGTGCGATTAAAGGGTTACATACGGCAAAGATCATAGCAAGTTGACTATCTTCAATAATCCTGCTGTTTATCTCAAAATCCAGTTCAGACAGTACTTCATCTTGCCGCTGACTATCTTTTACACGATTTTCAAAATTGGAAATTCTCCGGAGATAATCCCTGGTTTTATTTTTAGCTACAGTGTATAACCAGGCTGCAGGATTATCGGGAATGCCATTTAGCGCCCAGTGTTCGGAAGCCCGCAGGAATGTATCGCTGGCAATATCCTCCGCCATTTCAATATGCTGCAATCCAAAATGACGGCATAACAATGCCGTCATCCTGCTATATTCCTGCCGGAACAAATGTGGTAATAGATTATTGACCTTCTGTTGATCCAAGCTAATCCCGTTTTAGTATTTCCCTCACTTCAACAGATCCTCCAATTTTGAAGATCGGGTTCTCTTTCGCCATTGCTACCGCTTCATCTATATCTTCTGCTTTAACAATCACATAACCAACAATAAACTCTTTGATTTCCGTATAAGGCCCGTCAATGACCACATTAACAGCCTTCACCGTTTTTGCGCTTCCGGAAGTTGGTAGCAGCGTGTTTCCCTTGTCTGCTAATTTATTCTGAGCGGCAATACCGGCTAACCAACTCATACGTTCCTGCATCTGTTCAGGAGATGGTTTAAAATCGGCGATATCGTTTAATCTAAATATTAATGTAAATTCTGTCATGGTCTTATATTTTTACAAGTTCTCTAAAATCTTTTGATAGTCTGCCTGAAAACCTGGCACTGCTGTTCCTTCTACCCTGAATGTATGAACTTCTGTAATTCCTACATACGCATTAAACGTGGCGCTGACATGGGAGGCGATGAACTCATGATCCCCAGGCCAATATTCCAGTTTCCCGCCTGAGGCTATAGCCAGGTACACTTTTTTGCCATTCAGGTTACCCTTTCTGACGCCATTTTCATCATAACAATAAGTAACGCCAAAGCGAACCAGTTGGTCTATCCAGGCTTTTAGTAAGGCCGACATTCCCAGGTTGTGCACGGGAGTACCAAGTACCAGAATATCTGCATTGCTTACATCATTGACCACAGAATCGGCATATTCCAACAATCGGCGTTCCTTTTCATTTACTGACCGGGGGTCCTTATAAAAAGCTCCGATCAAATTCCCGTCAAGAAATGGTGGTAATTCCTTTGTTAAATTCCTTTCAATTACAGCATCAATATCATGCTTCCTGATTAATTTATCAACAATAGCCGAACTCAGGCCCTTACTGTATGACTCGCTTTCCCGGGCACTGGAAATAATGTGCAAAACTGTCTTCTTTGTCATAGAATGATATGTTTATTACCATGACGATTGAATGTCCAAAAAGGGGACACGAAAAACCGTTTTTTTAGAAAAACACTGTCATTTCTTTGTCAGGTAGAAACTGATAAGCGGACGGGGGCAGCAGAAGGAATTGTGTGGTGGATTTAACCTAAAAATTCCAGTAGGGTTTATCAAAAATAGTTAAAAACTAAAAAATCATCTGATAAGAAGTCTTCTGTTTGCATAAAACTGTGTGTTATATGAAATAAAAAAATCGAGGCTCATTTAGAACCCCGATTTCATATGTTTACACAGTTTTTTGAGATAGTGTCATTACGCCAAAACTATCAGATAGGATCATAACATAGTCAGCTGCCAAAATTGGATTATATTGGGCACTTTGAACAGTAAAACCGGCTTCTATTTCTTCCGTGAGCGCTGTTGAACAGGTTTGAATTCCAGCATCTCTCCAGCCAAAGTATTCATATTTAACCATTCGCCTTCTACGATTCGGGTACCTCTTTTATTCGAACAGACTTCCACACTCCTGCCGGGCCAGGGGTTCCGTAGGTTTAAGGGTCTGCCTTTCTCACTTTTTGCCCGAACAAATATAACCTGATTCTCCTCTATTGCGGATGATACCAGGAACGCACCTCTGGCCCTGATGTTTTCAAAAAGAGCGTCCCTATTTTCCGGCCAACACGCAAAAACGCGCAGGCCTTTTCCATTCGACATACACAGCATTTCATTAACCGTATTCGGAACAGTACTGCAATTTTCAATTCCATGCGGATTATTGAGCTGGAAGCCATTCGGGTAAGTATGGGTACTATATGTCCGGAGTTCGTTCCAGATAGTGTCTGCCGGATAGCCGATACGTACAGCAGCGGGAAAGAAGCTATTTGATCCATTAAAATCGCGCCAGCGTTTCATTATATCAACCGTATTGAAGGCCGTGCGAAGTAAGGATGTATCGCTGTCGAGCCCGATTTGTCCGGCTGGGTAAATATGCTGAATTCCGAGCGTATTATCACCCCACCAGGCAGTGCCTTCCTCTGTATATCTAAAAACGTTTCGACCTTTCAGTATTTGTTCGGGGTAGGCAGCCATCTTCTCCTGCATGTACTGCCACTGTTCCAGCAATTTTCTGTCCTTCCCCAGGAATTTCGCCATATCCGTCGCTGTTGTAAATACCATCCTTACAAGTCCTAAAGAAAGAATGGGATTAACGGTCCCTATTGTCCCTTCATGTATGGCGTCATTTTTTATTACATACCTGCCGTTCTCCAGCTGCAGGTATTGTCTCCAAAATTCAGCTACGGCCCTGATGAAGGGGTAGACTCTTTCTGCAAATACAGGGTCATATGTAGTATAGAAGGCGAAAGACAAATTGGTCACGCAGTAGGCTGCATTGCTTTTCTGTCCAAAGAAAAGTCCTTCGTCCTCCACTTGTCCCCCGGAGATATAACCCGGGTGCTGTCGCTCCATGATTCCATTTTTCCTGGTTGTTTCTATACCACACGGCCCAATTCCCACTGGATACAATATACCGTTCGATATCCCTGTAATGCAGGCCGCATAATATTTTCCACGTTCC belongs to Chitinophaga sp. HK235 and includes:
- a CDS encoding FMN-dependent NADH-azoreductase translates to MTKKTVLHIISSARESESYSKGLSSAIVDKLIRKHDIDAVIERNLTKELPPFLDGNLIGAFYKDPRSVNEKERRLLEYADSVVNDVSNADILVLGTPVHNLGMSALLKAWIDQLVRFGVTYCYDENGVRKGNLNGKKVYLAIASGGKLEYWPGDHEFIASHVSATFNAYVGITEVHTFRVEGTAVPGFQADYQKILENL
- a CDS encoding RNA polymerase sigma factor — translated: MDQQKVNNLLPHLFRQEYSRMTALLCRHFGLQHIEMAEDIASDTFLRASEHWALNGIPDNPAAWLYTVAKNKTRDYLRRISNFENRVKDSQRQDEVLSELDFEINSRIIEDSQLAMIFAVCNPLIAPESQICLALQVLCGFSVEEIANAFLARKETIKKRLLRARADLRNGNFQLNELNEHTIKSRLDTVLKTLYLLFNEGYFSKSDRQLIRRELCSEAVRLTLLLTGHESTNITQVQALLALMCYQSSRLEARLNANGEVILFDEQDRSLWDQSLIDRGNYHLINACNGEEVSKYHLEAAIAYWHTTPAGNTKWEQILQLYNQLIQIEYSPVVALNRVFAFSKVYGNQNAILEINKLNLTGHAYYHAMLGHLYIGIDSNKAVAYYERAIQLSESPMEKQVLLNEVARIA
- a CDS encoding AraC family transcriptional regulator encodes the protein MQKIPVRYINEALKEPGFSGGFSMRTLEDFMEGQDMLQELHRHNFYYLLVLEKATGEHSIDFIPYPVKDDTIFFMRPGQIHQLFLKKSSRGYLMHFTEDFYAPAETGTRQVLRRISARNYFPMEQAQFRRLYQVLEIVHREYTEKQERYKQAIKSALDIVFLELLRQGGQQESPDERQEYMQKRLDELLELIEKHLPEHKQVAFYAAELHLSSYQLNAVTKTLLGKSCSALINDMIILEARRQLLATPNQVNQVAAMLGYEDISYFIRFFRKHTGFSPKSYRNNFR
- a CDS encoding YciI family protein — protein: MTEFTLIFRLNDIADFKPSPEQMQERMSWLAGIAAQNKLADKGNTLLPTSGSAKTVKAVNVVIDGPYTEIKEFIVGYVIVKAEDIDEAVAMAKENPIFKIGGSVEVREILKRD
- a CDS encoding efflux RND transporter periplasmic adaptor subunit; the encoded protein is MKRITMLMGLYALLCHTSCKSSKGEEKEADTRFLVTSPIKMDTSVTREYVCQIRSIRNIELRAQEKGYLQGIAVDEGQAVKTGQLLFRIMPKLYEAELAKAEAENKAAEIEVQNTQTLADKNVVSKNELALANAKLQKARAELSLAKVHLAFTEIRAPFDGIIDRLHLKLGSLVGDGDLLTTLSDNSRMWVYFNVSEPEYLDYQASLKSKGEVKVNLLMANKQVFKYPGVVETIEGEFNNETGNIAFRATFPNPDKLLRHGETGSILMNMPLKGALIIPQKATMEIMDKKYVFVVNKDNVVKLKPITISAEMPDLYVVKEGVSENDKILLEGLRKVKDNDKISFDYEEPAKVISHLQLPTE
- a CDS encoding class I SAM-dependent methyltransferase encodes the protein MQNMWDERYARQEFVYGKEPNEFFKLQLDHLPVGSILMPADGEGRNGVYAAVNGWTVTSCDLSLEGRNKALQLATERGVTLEYLVGDFETLSFPESEFDAAGLIFAHVQPNQKSLLFQQVDRCLKPGGYVIFEAYCKQHVKYQRLNPTAGGPKEEEHLYSAKELLQSFGHYNIQLLEETEVQQKEGIYHTGPGFVVRFVGRKPVL